The Kitasatospora setae KM-6054 genome contains a region encoding:
- a CDS encoding EamA family transporter: protein MIALLLALGSSLAYGCADFLGGLGARRAHVLRTVLIAAPASLALELLLWPLLGARFEAGAVGWGAAAGAASAAAFALLYRTLAIGPMNVLSPVTALVSAMLPVTVGLLQGERLGAAGLVGLPLALVAVVLVSAGTADGQARVTRRALLPALGAGTAIAVQLVCLHQAPAGSGVAPLIVGRAVTSLLTLAAAVLLRRRLGPERPAYGLAAAAGVLDSGAGVLFLLAARGGDLAVVAVITALYPAGTVLLARAVLAERVHRGQLAGLATAAFAVGLLALA from the coding sequence ATGATCGCCCTGCTGCTCGCGCTCGGCAGCTCACTCGCCTACGGCTGCGCCGACTTCCTCGGCGGCCTCGGCGCCCGCCGCGCGCACGTGCTGCGCACCGTCCTGATCGCCGCGCCCGCCAGCCTGGCCCTCGAACTGCTGCTCTGGCCGCTGCTCGGCGCCCGGTTCGAGGCCGGGGCGGTCGGCTGGGGCGCCGCCGCCGGGGCGGCGTCGGCGGCGGCGTTCGCGCTGCTCTACCGGACGCTGGCGATCGGCCCGATGAACGTGCTGTCGCCCGTCACCGCGCTGGTCTCGGCGATGCTGCCGGTCACCGTCGGCCTGCTGCAGGGCGAACGGCTCGGCGCCGCAGGACTGGTGGGCCTGCCGTTGGCGCTGGTCGCGGTGGTCCTGGTCAGCGCGGGGACGGCCGACGGGCAGGCCCGGGTCACCCGCCGGGCCCTGCTGCCGGCGCTCGGCGCGGGCACCGCGATCGCCGTCCAGCTGGTCTGCCTGCACCAGGCCCCCGCCGGCAGCGGCGTCGCCCCGCTGATCGTCGGCCGCGCGGTCACCTCGCTGCTCACCCTGGCCGCCGCCGTCCTGCTGCGCCGCCGCCTCGGCCCCGAACGCCCCGCGTACGGCCTGGCGGCCGCCGCCGGGGTGCTCGACTCGGGCGCGGGCGTGCTGTTCCTGCTGGCCGCCCGCGGCGGCGACCTCGCCGTGGTCGCCGTGATCACCGCGCTCTACCCCGCCGGCACCGTCCTGCTGGCCCGCGCCGTCCTCGCCGAGCGTGTCCACCGCGGCCAACTCGCCGGCCTCGCCACCGCCGCGTTCGCCGTCGGCCTGCTGGCGTTGGCCTGA
- a CDS encoding GNAT family N-acetyltransferase, with product MPPSRPHPPRLRTARLVLRRLTPADLPAVTALCGDPEVMRYLDDGRPVPPARVADELLPGLLREYAELPDGLGCWAVEAAGRFLGWAALRPPSSVGLVERPDPADLELGYRLLPATRGRGYATEAAAGLVRAAFAERAAGRVVATTMAVNAPSRRVLERAGLRHVRSFLVDWPDPIPGSEHGDVVYALTRAEWAAEPSTPVR from the coding sequence ATGCCCCCGTCCCGACCGCACCCGCCGCGCCTGCGCACCGCCCGCCTCGTCCTGCGCCGCCTCACCCCCGCCGACCTGCCGGCCGTCACCGCGCTCTGCGGCGACCCGGAGGTGATGCGGTACCTCGACGACGGCCGCCCCGTCCCGCCCGCCCGGGTCGCGGACGAGCTGCTGCCGGGCCTGCTGCGCGAGTACGCCGAACTGCCGGACGGGCTGGGCTGCTGGGCGGTGGAGGCGGCCGGGCGCTTCCTGGGCTGGGCGGCGCTCCGCCCGCCGTCCTCGGTCGGACTCGTCGAGCGGCCGGACCCGGCGGACCTGGAGCTGGGCTACCGCCTGCTGCCCGCCACCCGGGGCCGGGGGTACGCCACCGAGGCGGCGGCGGGGCTGGTCCGGGCGGCGTTCGCGGAGCGGGCGGCCGGGCGGGTGGTGGCCACCACGATGGCGGTGAACGCGCCTTCCCGCCGGGTCCTGGAGCGGGCCGGCCTGCGCCACGTCCGGTCGTTCCTCGTCGACTGGCCGGACCCGATCCCGGGCAGCGAGCACGGCGACGTGGTCTACGCGCTGACCCGCGCCGAGTGGGCGGCCGAACCCTCCACCCCGGTCCGATAA
- a CDS encoding undecaprenyl-diphosphate phosphatase translates to MEWFHAAVLGLVQGLTEFLPVSSSAHLRVFSALVGWDDPGAAFTAVTQLGTESAVLIYFRKDIGAIVKAWTLSLFRAEWRRDQNAKLGWYVILGTLPIGILGKLFQDTIETTLRDLRLIGTTLIVFGVILAIADRSRAVRNARGIESLNFRHALIYGGAQSLALIPGVSRSGGTISAGLFLGYSREAAARYSFLLAIPAVLASGGLELLKIGEGPAPAWGPTILATLIAFAVGYAAIAWFLKYISHNSFTPFVIYRILLGITIIALVTTGVLAPDAGAAH, encoded by the coding sequence ATCGAGTGGTTCCACGCGGCCGTGCTCGGCCTGGTGCAGGGCCTGACCGAGTTCCTGCCGGTCTCCTCCAGCGCCCACCTGCGGGTGTTCTCCGCCCTGGTCGGCTGGGACGACCCGGGCGCGGCGTTCACCGCGGTGACCCAGCTGGGCACCGAGTCGGCGGTGCTGATCTACTTCCGCAAGGACATCGGCGCGATCGTCAAGGCGTGGACGCTCTCGCTGTTCCGCGCCGAGTGGCGGCGCGACCAGAACGCGAAGCTCGGCTGGTACGTGATCCTCGGCACGCTGCCGATCGGCATCCTCGGCAAGCTGTTCCAGGACACCATCGAGACCACCCTGCGCGACCTGCGCCTGATCGGCACCACGCTGATCGTCTTCGGCGTGATCCTGGCGATCGCCGACCGCTCCCGCGCCGTCCGCAACGCCCGCGGCATCGAGTCGCTGAACTTCAGGCACGCCCTGATCTACGGCGGCGCCCAGTCGCTCGCCCTGATCCCGGGCGTCTCCCGCTCCGGCGGCACGATCAGCGCCGGCCTCTTCCTCGGCTACAGCCGGGAAGCCGCCGCCCGCTACTCCTTCCTGCTCGCCATCCCCGCCGTGCTGGCCTCCGGCGGCCTGGAACTGCTCAAGATCGGCGAGGGCCCGGCACCCGCCTGGGGACCGACCATCCTGGCCACCCTGATCGCCTTCGCGGTCGGCTACGCCGCCATCGCCTGGTTCCTGAAGTACATCTCGCACAACAGCTTCACGCCGTTCGTGATCTACCGGATCCTGCTCGGCATCACCATCATCGCCCTCGTCACCACCGGCGTCCTGGCACCGGACGCGGGCGCCGCACACTGA
- a CDS encoding VOC family protein produces MALTWKPVVDTRDAAALAEFRAAALPAAAVLERDGRKLFRGYSAVHHPEDPYAPVSGIGQGRRILLQDVPEPKQGKNRLHIDIHSGGELEAVVARLEKLGATRIEEQDQGPAGHWWILHDPDTPDYRF; encoded by the coding sequence ATGGCGCTCACGTGGAAACCGGTCGTGGACACCCGGGACGCCGCCGCCCTCGCCGAGTTCCGGGCTGCCGCCCTCCCGGCCGCCGCGGTGCTCGAACGCGACGGCCGCAAGCTGTTCCGCGGCTACTCGGCCGTCCACCACCCCGAGGACCCGTACGCCCCGGTGAGCGGCATCGGCCAGGGCCGCCGGATCCTGCTCCAGGACGTCCCGGAGCCGAAGCAGGGCAAGAACCGGCTGCACATCGACATCCACTCCGGCGGCGAACTCGAAGCCGTGGTCGCCCGGCTGGAGAAGCTCGGCGCCACCCGGATCGAGGAGCAGGACCAGGGCCCGGCCGGCCATTGGTGGATCCTCCACGACCCCGACACACCTGACTACCGGTTCTGA
- the tgmC gene encoding ATP-grasp peptide maturase system methyltransferase, whose product MSTSAQLRSALADSLAEDGTLTEPEWRSAATTVPRELFTGSYFLPVAGSVPTRYRPVREGDPGWLEGVYSDETLITQLDGRIRPDDVTEDAVTGSPSSSSTLPSLVLRMWRQLGAEAGHRVLEIGTGTGYSTALGAHRLGDANLTSIEYDPVVGGAAATALKAAGFAPRLIIGDGLRGDPQGGPYDRLIATCSVRYVPLPWLHQVKPGGKILATLSGWSYANALALLDVTGPGEATGRFLPGYTSFMIARPHDRPPRPTLALLPGEERPSQIDPAKLDDWTGGWIAQLAAPSAERMGAGAEQILWDVSTGSQARTTPNTDGGWTVVQRGPVRLWDRVERAVQQWQTANEPHQERFGITVSAAGQRVWLGAEDGPGWDLPI is encoded by the coding sequence GTGAGCACATCGGCTCAGCTTCGCAGCGCCTTGGCGGACAGCCTCGCCGAGGACGGCACCCTCACCGAACCCGAGTGGCGCAGCGCGGCCACCACGGTTCCCCGCGAGCTGTTCACGGGGTCCTACTTCCTGCCGGTGGCGGGCAGTGTCCCCACGAGATACCGGCCTGTCCGGGAGGGTGATCCCGGGTGGCTGGAGGGTGTCTACTCCGATGAGACGCTGATCACCCAACTGGACGGCCGGATCAGGCCCGACGACGTGACCGAGGACGCCGTGACCGGCTCCCCGTCGTCGTCGTCCACCCTGCCCTCCCTGGTGCTGCGGATGTGGCGGCAACTCGGCGCGGAGGCCGGTCACCGGGTGCTGGAGATTGGCACCGGAACCGGGTACTCGACTGCCCTCGGTGCGCACCGCCTAGGGGACGCCAACCTGACCAGCATCGAGTACGACCCGGTGGTCGGCGGGGCCGCTGCCACGGCGCTCAAGGCGGCCGGGTTCGCGCCCCGGCTGATCATCGGTGACGGGCTGCGCGGCGACCCACAGGGCGGCCCGTACGACCGGCTGATCGCCACCTGTTCGGTCCGTTACGTCCCGCTGCCGTGGCTGCACCAGGTGAAGCCCGGCGGGAAGATCCTGGCCACCCTCTCCGGGTGGAGCTACGCCAACGCTCTCGCACTGCTCGACGTGACCGGCCCCGGAGAGGCCACCGGCCGGTTCCTCCCCGGGTACACCAGTTTCATGATCGCCCGGCCGCACGACCGGCCGCCCCGCCCGACGCTGGCCCTGCTGCCCGGAGAGGAGCGTCCGAGCCAGATCGACCCCGCCAAGCTCGACGACTGGACCGGCGGTTGGATCGCGCAACTCGCGGCCCCCTCCGCCGAACGCATGGGGGCGGGGGCGGAACAGATCCTCTGGGACGTCTCCACCGGTTCGCAGGCTCGGACCACCCCCAACACTGACGGTGGGTGGACCGTCGTCCAACGCGGTCCCGTGCGCCTCTGGGACCGGGTGGAACGAGCGGTGCAGCAGTGGCAGACCGCCAACGAGCCTCACCAGGAACGGTTCGGGATCACTGTCTCGGCCGCCGGACAGCGCGTCTGGCTCGGCGCCGAGGACGGCCCCGGGTGGGACCTGCCGATCTGA
- the tgmB gene encoding ATP-grasp ribosomal peptide maturase, with product MRDSRSVLVLTNPYDVTADVVLRLLAERRVPVVRLDPGIDLHAGASLTATYRTGDQRGTLRTASREIDTTRIRSVWVRRPSPYEGPPGLTGQDRRFAAEQARWGAGGILASLPGAHYVNHPWNNRAAEFKPAQLSTAQRCGFLVPSTVITDDPHEARTFAAQQSGGVVYKPVWNSPYRVENQPHSVWVREVRAAEITDAVSVCPHMFQAKVDKAFDVRVTAVGSRLFGVQIDSPDLDWRYRQDLMTCTPIEVPASVARAVAAYLAELRLHYGAFDFAVTPAGDWYFLECNPNGQWAWQPAQTTAAIAQALTDQLEKGPET from the coding sequence ATGCGTGACAGCAGGTCGGTACTGGTGCTGACCAACCCCTACGACGTGACTGCGGACGTGGTGCTGCGGCTCCTTGCCGAGCGCCGGGTTCCCGTGGTCCGTCTCGACCCCGGCATCGACCTGCACGCGGGTGCCTCGCTGACCGCCACGTACCGCACGGGCGACCAGCGGGGCACCCTGCGCACGGCGAGCCGGGAGATCGACACCACGCGGATTCGCTCCGTGTGGGTGCGCAGGCCCTCGCCCTACGAGGGGCCGCCGGGGTTGACCGGCCAGGACCGCCGGTTCGCCGCAGAACAGGCCCGGTGGGGAGCAGGCGGCATCTTGGCGTCACTGCCGGGCGCGCACTACGTCAATCACCCGTGGAACAACCGGGCCGCCGAGTTCAAGCCTGCGCAGCTCTCGACCGCGCAGCGCTGCGGGTTCCTGGTGCCCAGCACGGTGATCACCGACGACCCGCACGAAGCGCGGACGTTCGCCGCTCAGCAGTCCGGCGGAGTGGTCTACAAGCCCGTGTGGAACTCGCCCTACCGCGTGGAGAATCAGCCGCACAGTGTGTGGGTCCGGGAGGTGCGCGCGGCCGAGATCACCGACGCCGTGTCCGTCTGCCCCCACATGTTCCAAGCCAAGGTGGACAAGGCGTTCGACGTGCGGGTGACCGCCGTGGGCAGCCGACTGTTCGGGGTGCAGATCGACAGCCCCGATCTCGACTGGCGCTACCGTCAAGACCTGATGACGTGCACACCGATCGAGGTACCCGCGTCGGTCGCGCGTGCGGTTGCGGCCTATCTCGCCGAACTCCGTTTGCACTACGGCGCGTTCGACTTCGCTGTGACCCCTGCGGGTGACTGGTACTTCCTTGAGTGCAACCCGAACGGCCAATGGGCATGGCAGCCGGCGCAGACCACCGCCGCCATCGCACAAGCTTTAACCGACCAGCTGGAGAAAGGCCCCGAGACGTGA
- a CDS encoding putative ATP-grasp-modified RiPP has product MGPYAATTTVPQYTPVIDPETQIAVIVDEHGRTVELGSHGTSTSGLTPTTTTPGDGAGPGGATDSDSTESYDQDQSSG; this is encoded by the coding sequence ATGGGGCCGTACGCGGCCACCACCACGGTTCCGCAGTACACGCCCGTGATCGACCCCGAAACCCAGATCGCGGTGATCGTGGACGAGCACGGCCGGACGGTCGAGCTGGGCAGCCACGGCACCAGCACGAGCGGTTTGACGCCCACCACGACCACCCCGGGTGACGGGGCCGGGCCGGGTGGCGCGACCGACTCCGACAGCACCGAGTCGTACGACCAGGACCAGAGTTCCGGCTGA
- a CDS encoding helix-turn-helix domain-containing protein — translation MAERRRALVERRKALGFTQDSFAQDLGVDRSTVARWESGKVDPQDWQRPTLAKVLRVTLIELDSLLYATVTPKPARGEISSAITLEHDDEIEALELARRVSASDVGRETLDRLEMTFHDLATKYPTAAPQELLGQVRKHALYVAKLMEAKKTLAEHRQLLVIGGWFSLLGATLHIDLNQQDAATARLRTAMTLAQHAENSEIQAWCFETDAWRILTDGDYSKAAELSATAQQLAPAGSSIEIQSLAQQGRAFARLGYSTETYAAIDRVQALSAAMGIPNRPEHHFQYDPAKSLAYAATTLAWLGDPAAEAYAREVISRLSPSDDVSKWPRRVASANIDLALSLMATDRLDEACDSAQRAMLSGRVAPSNHWRALEVVKAVEVRRISDARDLREVYEGMRLQIAPSGD, via the coding sequence ATGGCAGAGCGACGCAGGGCCCTTGTTGAAAGGCGAAAGGCCCTTGGATTCACTCAGGACTCCTTTGCTCAGGACCTTGGCGTGGATCGCTCCACTGTGGCGCGCTGGGAAAGCGGGAAGGTAGACCCCCAGGATTGGCAGCGCCCAACCCTGGCCAAGGTATTGCGAGTCACGCTAATAGAGCTCGATTCTCTCCTATACGCCACAGTCACCCCGAAGCCTGCGCGGGGCGAAATCTCCTCCGCCATCACGCTGGAACATGACGATGAGATCGAAGCACTGGAGCTTGCGCGCAGGGTCTCTGCCAGCGACGTAGGCCGAGAAACTCTTGACCGTCTTGAGATGACTTTTCATGATCTCGCAACCAAATATCCGACCGCAGCCCCGCAAGAACTCTTGGGGCAGGTGCGAAAACATGCGCTTTATGTAGCCAAACTCATGGAAGCAAAGAAGACCCTCGCCGAACATCGACAGCTACTCGTAATAGGTGGTTGGTTCTCTCTCCTTGGTGCAACTCTGCACATCGATCTCAATCAGCAAGACGCAGCAACGGCAAGGCTGCGAACAGCGATGACTCTAGCGCAGCATGCCGAGAACTCAGAAATTCAGGCATGGTGCTTTGAAACTGATGCTTGGCGGATTCTCACTGATGGCGACTACTCCAAGGCGGCAGAACTCAGCGCTACTGCTCAGCAGTTGGCGCCCGCCGGAAGCTCGATTGAAATCCAGTCCCTTGCGCAGCAGGGGCGAGCATTTGCACGCTTGGGATATTCTACCGAGACCTATGCCGCAATAGATCGAGTGCAGGCACTTTCCGCAGCGATGGGTATTCCAAATCGGCCGGAACATCATTTCCAATATGACCCGGCCAAGTCGCTCGCCTATGCGGCGACCACACTTGCATGGCTCGGCGATCCGGCAGCCGAAGCATATGCGCGAGAGGTTATTTCGCGACTCTCGCCCTCCGACGACGTTAGCAAATGGCCTCGCCGGGTGGCATCCGCAAATATTGATCTGGCACTCTCCCTGATGGCCACTGATCGATTGGATGAAGCATGTGATTCGGCACAGCGCGCCATGCTATCCGGTCGAGTCGCACCATCTAACCATTGGCGCGCCCTCGAAGTCGTCAAAGCAGTAGAGGTGCGAAGGATTTCCGATGCTCGGGACCTGAGAGAAGTATATGAAGGAATGCGCCTACAGATAGCACCGTCGGGCGATTAA
- a CDS encoding methyltransferase domain-containing protein — translation MTDHVHQSERAALRGLLSAVSEDLGHDVAPEWVAAAEAAPRTLFLPDRIWLGDEHGGYTPCDRQSDPVGWAAATYSNAPVVTQVNDGKDPGDDPWPSSSASAPAIVFRMLDMLDLHDGATVLEIGTGTGLTAAYMSHRLGSENVVTVEVDPEVTELARGNLARAGFHPEVVCGDGTRGWGLRAPYDRVSVTCALRSVPAALIEQTGRGGKILTPWDNPWICWGLLLLTVTGGGNAEGRFSPYSAFMLARNQRTDLRIYRDVVRDEHLPEESRTELPAHDIAADGWELAFTLGMLLGDVWKAWDNEPDVDGVARRLWLATTDATSWAAVDRAGEGSDGFTVWQYGERRLWDEVAEGYAWWHAQGEPGPERFGLTVTPDGTHRFWLDRPENSVRVRSERG, via the coding sequence TTGACGGACCACGTGCACCAGTCGGAGCGGGCCGCCCTGCGCGGCCTGCTCTCGGCCGTCAGCGAAGATCTCGGCCACGACGTGGCCCCCGAATGGGTGGCGGCGGCCGAAGCCGCACCCCGGACGCTCTTCCTGCCCGATCGGATCTGGCTGGGAGACGAACACGGCGGCTACACGCCGTGCGATCGCCAGAGCGACCCGGTCGGCTGGGCCGCAGCAACGTACAGCAACGCGCCAGTAGTCACCCAAGTCAACGACGGAAAGGACCCCGGGGACGACCCGTGGCCGTCGTCGTCCGCTTCCGCCCCCGCGATCGTCTTCCGCATGCTCGACATGCTCGACCTTCACGACGGCGCGACCGTGCTGGAGATCGGGACCGGCACCGGGCTGACGGCCGCGTACATGAGCCACCGGCTCGGCTCCGAGAACGTGGTGACCGTCGAAGTCGACCCGGAAGTCACCGAGCTTGCCCGCGGCAATCTGGCACGGGCCGGGTTCCACCCGGAAGTGGTCTGCGGGGACGGTACGCGCGGGTGGGGGCTGCGGGCCCCGTACGACCGGGTGTCGGTGACCTGCGCGCTGCGGAGCGTCCCGGCCGCGCTGATCGAACAGACCGGGCGCGGGGGGAAGATCCTGACTCCCTGGGACAACCCGTGGATCTGCTGGGGTCTGCTGCTGTTGACCGTGACCGGGGGTGGCAACGCGGAGGGTCGTTTCAGTCCGTACAGCGCGTTCATGCTCGCCCGCAACCAGCGGACGGACCTGCGGATCTACCGGGACGTGGTGCGCGACGAGCACCTGCCCGAGGAGTCGCGCACCGAGCTGCCCGCCCACGACATCGCCGCGGACGGGTGGGAGTTGGCGTTCACCCTCGGGATGCTGCTCGGCGACGTGTGGAAGGCGTGGGACAACGAACCGGACGTCGACGGGGTCGCCCGCCGGCTCTGGCTCGCCACCACGGACGCGACGTCGTGGGCAGCCGTGGACCGGGCGGGTGAGGGGTCGGACGGGTTCACCGTGTGGCAGTACGGCGAACGGCGCCTGTGGGACGAGGTGGCCGAGGGTTACGCCTGGTGGCACGCCCAAGGGGAACCGGGACCGGAGCGCTTCGGGCTGACCGTCACGCCGGACGGCACGCATCGGTTCTGGCTCGACCGCCCGGAGAACAGCGTCCGAGTCCGGAGCGAGCGGGGTTAG
- a CDS encoding NUDIX domain-containing protein — protein sequence MGYADVPADMYQRTRRGAQGLARDDQGRVLFVRTLYGKGWIMPGGAVHDDEWIPDAMAREWAEETGLHREFGALLAVDQVPADPDSGSNPGIDFVFDAGVFTDGQAAALRVPVGAVTEIGGYEWVHPDKFDGHECIAEYTARRVRQALAAHRAGLWVPFLRHGVPDPAV from the coding sequence ATGGGATACGCCGACGTTCCGGCCGACATGTACCAGCGGACCCGGCGGGGGGCTCAGGGCTTGGCCCGGGACGACCAGGGCCGGGTGCTGTTCGTCCGGACCCTGTACGGCAAGGGCTGGATCATGCCGGGAGGGGCGGTCCACGACGACGAGTGGATCCCCGACGCGATGGCCCGGGAGTGGGCCGAGGAGACCGGCCTGCACCGGGAGTTCGGCGCCCTGCTGGCCGTCGACCAGGTGCCGGCGGACCCGGACAGCGGGTCGAATCCCGGCATCGACTTCGTGTTCGACGCGGGCGTGTTCACGGACGGACAGGCGGCGGCGCTGCGGGTGCCCGTCGGCGCGGTGACCGAGATCGGCGGGTACGAGTGGGTGCACCCCGACAAGTTCGACGGGCACGAGTGCATCGCCGAGTACACCGCCCGCCGGGTCCGCCAGGCCCTCGCCGCCCACCGCGCGGGGCTGTGGGTGCCGTTCCTGCGCCACGGCGTCCCCGACCCTGCGGTGTAG
- a CDS encoding helix-turn-helix domain-containing protein codes for MTTAVGSLIEELRRGLGMSQDQLAARLNKLGNCTTMTRQLISRWENGYQGRKPGPRWLPHLATALEVPLHALESADVIRRSFLTSVAATAIAPAATADLLSHGFAAALHGGPSADDWQGRLYVYGQDYMSSGAEEIQRRLAADMVVLQQQIEGSRMWEVAARLSVLFAKTFPGSDAARTTTWYGMAAAAADRSDDRGTRVWVRGRAAIALGYEGASLAVAERLADQALAIDSRPSLGRLNAIMGKAHAAALRGDRRAALQLNDEGWRVFERVASPANAQSDYAVPEWRMNVFSSLLLARLGEEKRAEYAQEQARALLPPTLPRFATHLELHRGLMLAQAGDRRGGVAYARAALNALPADKQSLTLRLLLAEVEAA; via the coding sequence ATGACGACGGCGGTAGGGAGTTTGATCGAGGAGCTGCGCCGAGGGCTGGGCATGTCTCAGGACCAACTAGCAGCCCGTCTGAACAAGTTGGGGAACTGTACGACCATGACACGGCAGCTGATTTCCCGATGGGAGAACGGCTACCAGGGGCGGAAGCCTGGTCCGCGCTGGCTACCACACTTGGCTACTGCCTTGGAAGTACCTCTACATGCCTTGGAGAGTGCGGACGTGATTCGACGATCTTTCTTGACGAGCGTCGCCGCAACTGCGATAGCTCCCGCGGCCACTGCGGATTTGCTGTCCCATGGGTTCGCCGCCGCTCTCCACGGCGGGCCATCGGCAGACGACTGGCAGGGACGGCTGTATGTCTATGGCCAGGACTACATGTCTTCTGGCGCGGAGGAGATTCAGCGTCGCCTTGCCGCGGACATGGTGGTCCTGCAGCAACAGATCGAGGGGTCCCGCATGTGGGAGGTGGCGGCGAGACTGTCCGTGCTGTTCGCCAAAACCTTTCCGGGCAGCGACGCCGCCAGGACGACGACTTGGTACGGCATGGCCGCTGCTGCCGCTGACCGATCCGACGACCGGGGTACGCGGGTATGGGTGCGGGGGCGGGCTGCTATCGCTCTCGGCTACGAAGGAGCGTCCCTTGCCGTCGCGGAGAGGCTTGCGGACCAGGCGTTGGCAATCGACTCTCGCCCGTCCTTGGGCCGGCTCAACGCCATCATGGGCAAGGCGCATGCTGCCGCACTTCGGGGCGACCGGCGAGCGGCCTTGCAGCTCAACGACGAAGGATGGAGGGTGTTCGAACGAGTTGCATCACCCGCGAACGCACAGTCGGACTATGCAGTCCCCGAGTGGCGAATGAATGTCTTTTCGTCTCTGTTGCTTGCCCGACTCGGCGAGGAGAAGCGGGCCGAGTACGCGCAGGAGCAAGCGCGGGCGCTGCTCCCTCCGACGCTGCCGCGGTTCGCAACACACTTGGAACTTCACCGAGGGCTGATGCTCGCACAGGCAGGAGACCGAAGGGGTGGCGTGGCGTATGCCCGTGCTGCACTCAATGCGCTTCCCGCAGACAAGCAGTCCCTGACGCTGCGTCTGCTGCTGGCAGAAGTTGAAGCCGCGTAG